A genomic stretch from Antarcticibacterium flavum includes:
- the rlmB gene encoding 23S rRNA (guanosine(2251)-2'-O)-methyltransferase RlmB yields MEENTTIFGIRTVIEAIQSEKNIDKIYIQKGLSGPLLQELQSLVNKQEYNISYVPVEKLNKLAQGNHQGVVAKISPVKFRDLEEVVQESLEKDGTPPLFLLLDQITDARNFGAIIRTAECCGVDGIIIQSKGGAPVNADTVKTSAGAVFKIPICKVNHIKDAIYYLQASGIKVVAATEKTSSTLYEQDFSTPVALVMGSEGKGVSSSILKIVDENAKLPMFGTIGSLNVSVACGAFLYEIIRQRSSPLNSEGKI; encoded by the coding sequence ATGGAAGAGAACACAACTATTTTTGGAATAAGAACAGTTATTGAAGCAATTCAAAGCGAAAAGAACATTGATAAAATATATATTCAAAAAGGCCTTAGCGGTCCACTCTTGCAGGAACTACAAAGTCTTGTAAATAAACAGGAATACAATATATCCTATGTTCCCGTTGAAAAACTAAATAAACTGGCCCAGGGTAACCACCAGGGGGTGGTGGCAAAGATCTCCCCGGTGAAATTTCGTGATCTAGAAGAAGTGGTTCAGGAATCCCTGGAAAAGGATGGCACTCCTCCCCTATTTCTATTACTGGACCAGATCACCGATGCCAGGAATTTTGGAGCCATAATAAGGACGGCAGAATGTTGCGGGGTTGATGGTATCATTATCCAAAGCAAGGGAGGAGCTCCCGTAAATGCCGATACCGTTAAAACATCTGCCGGGGCGGTTTTTAAAATTCCAATATGTAAAGTGAATCATATAAAGGATGCTATTTACTACCTGCAGGCGTCTGGCATAAAAGTAGTAGCAGCTACAGAGAAAACTTCATCAACACTTTATGAGCAGGATTTCTCCACGCCTGTCGCACTGGTGATGGGCAGTGAAGGTAAAGGAGTCTCTTCCTCCATCCTTAAGATCGTAGATGAAAATGCAAAATTACCAATGTTCGGGACTATTGGATCTTTGAACGTATCTGTAGCTTGTGGTGCATTCCTCTATGAGATCATACGACAAAGAAGCAGCCCACTGAATTCCGAAGGGAAAATATAA
- a CDS encoding rhomboid family intramembrane serine protease, with product MEKQEESLTFTSGVLGYPLLFVLLIWLVFWFEIRFGFDFNYLGVRPREWIGLRGVVFSPFIHSDIKHLFNNTIPLFVLSMSLFYFYRRISWEILLLGMLFTGIMTWVIGRPANHIGASGVIYLLASFLFFKGIFSRYFRLIALSLIVVFLYGGMLWFVVPVDPGISWEGHLSGLIVGLIFAFLYKNKIVKRPKFEWEREDYKEEEDEFMQQFDENGNFIGATRPPNDEQMDPENTPREKTRFTYRYVFKKSNTQEE from the coding sequence ATGGAAAAGCAGGAAGAATCTTTAACGTTTACATCTGGGGTGTTAGGATATCCCTTATTATTTGTACTTCTCATATGGCTTGTCTTTTGGTTTGAAATAAGGTTTGGATTTGATTTTAATTACCTGGGAGTAAGACCAAGGGAATGGATAGGATTGAGAGGGGTTGTGTTTTCACCCTTCATACATTCAGATATCAAGCATCTTTTCAACAATACCATACCCTTATTTGTGTTATCCATGTCCCTCTTTTATTTCTACCGTAGAATTAGTTGGGAGATTCTTTTGCTTGGGATGCTCTTTACAGGTATAATGACCTGGGTAATTGGCCGTCCTGCAAATCACATTGGTGCTAGCGGGGTGATCTACCTGTTGGCTTCCTTTCTTTTTTTTAAGGGAATTTTTTCCAGGTATTTCCGGCTTATAGCCCTCTCTTTAATAGTTGTCTTTCTTTATGGTGGGATGCTTTGGTTTGTAGTCCCTGTAGATCCCGGAATTTCCTGGGAAGGACATTTATCGGGACTAATTGTTGGCTTAATTTTCGCCTTTTTGTATAAAAATAAGATCGTAAAGCGTCCAAAATTCGAATGGGAACGTGAGGATTATAAGGAAGAGGAAGATGAATTCATGCAGCAGTTTGATGAGAACGGAAATTTCATTGGAGCCACCAGGCCTCCAAACGATGAGCAAATGGATCCTGAAAATACTCCACGAGAGAAAACCAGATTTACCTACAGATACGTCTTTAAGAAATCAAATACTCAGGAAGAGTAG
- a CDS encoding replication-associated recombination protein A, whose protein sequence is MNEPLAERLRPRTLEDYLSQQHLIGEKGALNRQIKNGNIPSLILWGPPGVGKTTLANIIATESGRPFYTLSAINSGVKDVREIIEKAKKSDGLFTTKNPILFIDEIHRFSKSQQDSLLGAVEKGWVTLIGATTENPSFEVISALLSRCQVYTLKPFSKEELIALLERAMREDPVIKSRDVHLKETEAILRLSGGDARKLLNIFELLVTSAVAPVTITNDLVLEQVQQNTVLYDKTGEQHYDIVSAYIKSIRGSDPNAAVYWLARMIEGGEDVKFIARRLLILASEDIGNANPTALVMANNTFQAVTTIGFPESRIILSQCTIYLATSPKSNASYMAINQAQSLVKKTGNLSVPLSLRNAPTKLMKDMGYGDDYQYAHNYENNFKEAEFLPEEIKNTNFYNPGNNQRENSQREFLKKRWKGKYGY, encoded by the coding sequence ATGAATGAACCACTGGCAGAAAGATTACGTCCAAGGACTCTTGAGGATTACCTGAGTCAGCAGCACCTTATAGGAGAAAAAGGTGCCCTAAACAGGCAAATCAAGAACGGAAATATACCATCCCTTATCCTTTGGGGGCCTCCCGGAGTTGGAAAGACCACGCTTGCCAATATTATAGCGACAGAAAGTGGACGACCCTTTTATACCTTAAGCGCTATTAATAGCGGTGTTAAGGATGTTCGCGAGATCATCGAAAAGGCAAAAAAGAGTGACGGGTTATTCACCACAAAGAACCCGATACTTTTTATAGATGAGATACATCGATTCAGCAAATCCCAGCAGGACTCACTACTAGGTGCTGTAGAAAAAGGCTGGGTCACCTTAATAGGGGCAACTACAGAGAATCCCAGCTTTGAGGTCATTTCTGCCCTGCTTTCCCGTTGCCAGGTTTATACATTAAAGCCCTTTTCCAAAGAGGAACTTATTGCCCTTCTTGAAAGAGCAATGAGAGAAGACCCTGTTATTAAATCCAGAGATGTTCACTTAAAAGAAACAGAAGCTATTTTAAGGTTAAGCGGGGGTGATGCAAGAAAATTGCTTAATATTTTTGAATTACTTGTTACATCTGCCGTGGCACCTGTTACAATTACCAATGACCTTGTGCTGGAACAGGTACAGCAAAACACTGTGTTATATGATAAGACGGGGGAACAGCATTATGACATAGTATCTGCTTATATCAAATCAATAAGAGGTAGCGACCCCAATGCTGCAGTTTATTGGCTGGCAAGAATGATAGAAGGTGGTGAAGATGTTAAATTCATAGCCCGTAGACTGCTTATCCTGGCAAGTGAAGATATTGGCAATGCCAATCCAACTGCTCTTGTAATGGCAAATAACACCTTCCAGGCTGTAACCACCATTGGATTTCCTGAATCACGAATTATTCTTAGCCAGTGTACAATTTATTTGGCTACCTCCCCAAAGAGTAACGCTTCTTACATGGCAATTAATCAGGCCCAGAGCCTGGTAAAGAAAACCGGAAATCTTTCTGTTCCCCTTTCGCTAAGGAATGCACCTACTAAACTCATGAAGGATATGGGTTATGGTGATGATTACCAGTATGCACATAATTATGAAAACAATTTCAAAGAGGCCGAATTCCTTCCGGAGGAAATAAAAAATACCAACTTTTATAATCCAGGGAATAACCAACGGGAAAATTCCCAGAGAGAATTCCTGAAAAAAAGATGGAAAGGTAAATATGGTTATTGA
- a CDS encoding DUF5723 family protein — MRTCFLLILLFTFSGSRAQNKQLLYNVDGLPQTLMTNPGASIDFNGHVGLPLLSQFSFSAGSTGVSVHDIFEDSNTNINERITRTMRRLTSRDYFTATQQLEVVSLGWRLNKDHYLSAGIYQELDFFSYFPKDPAILVNEGNNDYINVPFDFSHISFTGDALMVYHLGLNKVIDRQLTIGARVKLYSGIFNAQSINNRGMFITRNTPEGPNYYRHYAENISLRVNTSGYTTATDANTTVQEATADILKRSFFGGNAGAGIDLGATYIINENLIASGSILDIGLMWQQQDVENYLYYGSYRTDGLEPLFPEVAPGGNAIPYWDIFEDEVDKNLIDETLNENYITWRPWKINAALEYGFGRSYAPCSYLRKVNRRHTNLLGIKFFGIKRPRGLKYAFSTYYDRKFSSRFRMRLAYTIDDFSYTNIGLMVSTQLKYFNVYLAADNLIGYFNLAKTNSASLQLGMQFVFK; from the coding sequence ATGCGCACTTGTTTCCTGCTCATACTACTTTTTACCTTCTCTGGTTCCCGGGCACAGAACAAGCAACTATTATATAATGTAGACGGCCTGCCTCAAACCCTTATGACCAATCCCGGGGCCAGTATTGACTTTAATGGCCATGTAGGTTTGCCCTTGCTTTCCCAATTCAGTTTTTCTGCAGGTTCTACCGGTGTTTCTGTACATGATATTTTTGAGGACTCAAATACCAATATAAACGAGCGTATAACGCGCACAATGCGCCGATTGACCAGCAGGGATTATTTTACTGCAACCCAGCAGCTGGAGGTTGTAAGCCTGGGGTGGCGGCTTAATAAAGACCATTATTTAAGTGCAGGTATTTACCAGGAGCTGGATTTTTTCTCATATTTTCCTAAGGACCCTGCCATATTGGTAAATGAGGGGAATAATGACTATATAAATGTTCCTTTCGATTTTTCTCACATTTCCTTTACAGGTGATGCCTTAATGGTTTATCATCTTGGCCTCAATAAAGTTATTGACCGGCAGCTTACGATAGGTGCGAGGGTTAAATTATACTCGGGAATATTTAACGCACAAAGTATTAATAACAGGGGGATGTTTATAACCAGAAATACTCCTGAAGGGCCAAACTACTACAGGCATTATGCAGAGAATATTAGCCTGAGGGTAAATACTTCGGGTTATACCACTGCTACAGATGCTAATACTACTGTACAGGAGGCAACTGCAGATATTCTTAAAAGATCCTTTTTTGGTGGAAATGCCGGGGCGGGAATTGACCTGGGTGCCACTTATATTATCAATGAGAATTTAATTGCATCGGGTTCCATCCTTGATATTGGGCTTATGTGGCAGCAGCAGGATGTGGAAAATTATCTTTATTACGGTAGTTACCGTACAGATGGGTTAGAGCCTTTATTCCCTGAAGTAGCTCCGGGAGGTAATGCAATTCCGTATTGGGATATTTTTGAAGATGAGGTTGATAAAAACCTTATCGATGAAACTTTGAATGAAAACTATATAACCTGGCGGCCGTGGAAGATAAATGCTGCGCTTGAATATGGTTTTGGACGATCTTACGCCCCTTGCAGTTATCTTAGAAAGGTAAATAGAAGACACACGAATTTACTGGGAATTAAATTTTTCGGGATTAAACGGCCCCGCGGCCTAAAATATGCTTTTTCAACCTACTATGACCGTAAATTCTCTTCCAGGTTTAGAATGAGGCTTGCTTATACTATAGACGATTTTTCCTATACAAATATTGGTTTAATGGTATCAACGCAGTTAAAGTATTTCAATGTATATCTTGCAGCAGATAATTTAATTGGTTATTTTAATCTGGCAAAAACCAATAGCGCCTCGCTTCAACTGGGCATGCAATTTGTATTTAAATAA
- a CDS encoding YjjG family noncanonical pyrimidine nucleotidase: MKLNNIKHIYFDLDHTLWDFDRNSALTFETIFKEEKLDISLPQFLETYVPINNNYWKLYRDNKISKEDLRTGRLNDCFKCMSLDVAPQIINNLSNNYIKYLPTYNHLLEDTLEILDYLKGHYQLHIITNGFEEVQHTKLTNSGISDFFQTVTTSEEAGVKKPDMNIFLKALKKSMALPENSVMVGDNYEADILGAHSVGMKTIFFDYYGKKEPVQSAGIQKLNELKIYL, translated from the coding sequence ATGAAATTAAATAATATTAAACATATATATTTCGACCTGGACCATACGTTGTGGGACTTTGACAGGAATTCTGCATTGACCTTTGAAACTATATTTAAAGAGGAGAAACTGGACATAAGTTTGCCGCAGTTTCTTGAGACGTACGTTCCAATTAATAACAATTACTGGAAACTGTACAGGGATAATAAGATTTCGAAAGAAGATCTACGCACCGGCAGGTTGAATGATTGTTTTAAGTGTATGTCACTGGATGTGGCACCACAAATCATCAATAACCTTTCCAATAATTATATTAAATACTTACCCACCTATAACCATCTGCTTGAAGATACACTTGAAATACTTGATTATTTAAAAGGCCATTATCAATTACATATAATCACCAATGGTTTTGAAGAGGTGCAGCATACAAAACTCACCAATTCGGGTATATCAGACTTTTTCCAGACGGTTACTACTTCTGAAGAAGCCGGGGTTAAGAAGCCTGATATGAATATCTTCCTGAAGGCACTTAAAAAATCCATGGCCCTTCCAGAAAATAGTGTGATGGTGGGGGATAACTATGAAGCAGATATACTTGGAGCACATAGTGTGGGAATGAAAACTATATTTTTTGATTATTACGGAAAAAAGGAACCAGTCCAATCTGCTGGTATTCAAAAGTTAAATGAGCTGAAGATCTATTTATAG